A single window of Vigna unguiculata cultivar IT97K-499-35 chromosome 1, ASM411807v1, whole genome shotgun sequence DNA harbors:
- the LOC114168018 gene encoding protein NETWORKED 1D, whose translation MAALSHADSRRMYSWWWDSHISPKNSKWLQENLTDMDSKVKHMIKLIEEDADSFARRAEMYYKKRPELMKLVEEFYRAYRALAERYDHATGVIRQAHRTMAEAFPNQVPPASADDSPGVSYMETEPHTPETFTFSRSFLDSDELQKDASTHFQSIKRNGSYTDETDCGISRKGLKQLNDLFMSGDHAKSSEGRVRRGLNFLDVEEINAQDNESQDSRTQVLSESERMTKAETEILALKKALSNLESEKEAGLLQYQQSLERLSNLESEMSRARENSQGLNERANIAEAEVQTLKEALDELEAEREVSLLQYQQCLEKIYNLENHISSAQKDVGELNERASRAETKAGSLNQDLARVEAEKEAALAQYKQSLELLSKLEEKLVQAEENARIIKEQADDAKNEIESMKLEIAKLTAEKQDAAHSYQQCLEIISSLEHKLSCAQAEVYKLNCKINDGVEKLHSSEQKCFLLETSNQTLQSELQSFAQKLGSQGEELSEKQKELGRLWTCIQEERLRFIEAEAAFQTLQNLHSQSQEELRSLATKLHGKAEILENMESHKQALEDEAHKVKVENKTLNELKLSSSLSIKKMKDEIINLREIIKKLELEVGLQVDERNALQQEIYHLKEELNDVKKIHESMMEDVRSTDLDPQCFASSVKNLQDENSKLKERCETYKDEKADLKEKVETMENLLEKNAVLERSLSDLTVELENARGRVKVLEQTCESFLGEQATLAAEKATLFSQLQTTAKQLEKLSEKNNLLENSLCDVNAELEGLRIKSKILEDSCMLLDHEKSSLNSDKETLVSQFNITHQTLKDLGKQHSELELKHSELKAERESALLKLEELLVSLYAEREEHSRIVQLHECHLAEKELQIFVLQEDADYQTKEYEEEMDRSVHAQMEIFILQRCIQDLEQKNFSLLVECQGLLEASKLSDRLISKLENDNTQKQVDVNSLSEKIKILRIGLLQVLKALDVNSEPWCENMIEKDQELLNHVHGKIQETQSSFVTIFNESQQVAIENSVLVTFLGQLKLEAENLLTERNSLDKELRTQSTQFLIMQAEVQKIMEKNQELKLTIRKGEEKMEVMATEIDNLCKQLLDLKEDHQNIKEESCKTFEEKNSLMRRFMDLGEEKSKMEDEICIMIHETITQSNLSLVYQNIVFEKLLALKELSNNLDRLCSVNTNIEEKLKILMNKIEDVQMENSDLRESFAASSIELKLVQSVNDQLNCQIRNGKQLLSQKENEFLEAAEMLSTLHDEKTELQRLVEVLKSKYDEARVILEEQASQILKLSSDKDRQNEELGCLGEVNQKLEAEMKHLRQELGEIKVREEKLSHELLKGTNEIKQWETQAATLYTRLQISAVNETLFEEKVRELAHACEDLERRRNFKDMESEMLKERVCKLEGENGKLRVQLAAYVPAASALNDCITSLEMQTLGHAKPHEDKVSKVKGLAFHKYNEGGQQTGEHQNAAAIDALPDFQDMQKRINVIETAVKQMNESFKTKDEMREIQVLKSGFSWRQGNIQASKYATEMHDTKGHRGGPSDELKSKRSVSDVPVAEIEVLPKDIMLDQTSECSYGIGRRGTLETDDQMLELWETANKDGVIGLTVGKAQKTAIVPTGYQQKRATKELRNKYPSVESLIEKELSVDKLEISRRLTLPHSHEEGNRRKILERLDSDAQKLTNLEITVQDLMSKLEITETTKGKGIELDTVKGQLETTQEAITKLFDANDKLKKNVEEGTSSFAAKYTAESNESGSASRRRVSEQARRGSEKIGRLQLEVQRLQFLLLKLNDEKEGKGKTMIDERNSKVLLRDYLYDGTRRNYQKKKKKAPFCACMQPPTKGD comes from the exons ATGGCGGCTCTGTCCCATGCTGATTCTAGAAGAATGTATTCATGGTGGTGGGACAGTCACATTAGCCCCAAGAACTCGAAATGGCTCCAAGAGAATCTGACTG ATATGGATTCCAAGGTGAAACATATGATCAAGCTTATTGAAGAAGATGCAGATTCCTTTGCAAGGAGGGCAGAAATGTATTATAAGAAACGGCCAGAGCTGATGAAATTAGTTGAAGAGTTTTATCGTGCATATCGGGCATTGGCGGAGAGATATGATCATGCAACTGGAGTGATTCGTCAGGCCCATCGGACCATGGCTGAAGCATTTCCTAATCAAGTGCCTCCTGCATCAGCAGATGATTCACCCGGAGTTTCTTACATGGAGACTGAGCCACATACACCAGAGACATTCACCTTCTCCCGTTCATTTCTTGACTCAGATGAATTGCAAAAGGATGCTTCAACTCATTTCCAATCCATAAAAAGAAATGGATCTTATACTGATGAAACTGATTGTGGTATAAGCAGAAAGGGTTTGAAACAGCTCAACGATCTATTTATGTCAGGAGATCATGCAAAGTCTTCAGAAGGGCGCGTTCGAAGGGGGCTCAATTTTCTTGACGTAGAAGAGATTAATGCGCAAGACAATGAAAGCCAAGATAGTAGGACTCAAGTCTTATCTGAGTCTGAACGGATGACAAAAGCTGAGACAGAAATTTTGGCCTTAAAGAAAGCCCTGTCTAACTTAGAAAGTGAAAAGGAGGCTGGCTTGCTTCAGTATCAGCAGAGTTTGGAGAGATTGTCTAATCTGGAATCAGAAATGTCTCGTGCAAGAGAGAATTCTCAAGGACTTAATGAACGAGCAAACATAGCTGAAGCTGAAGTTCAAACCTTGAAGGAAGCCCTTGATGAATTAGAGGCCGAAAGAGAAGTTAGTCTTCTTCAGTACCAGCAATGCTTGGAGAAAATATATAATCTGGAGAATCATATTTCTTCTGCCCAAAAGGATGTAGGAGAACTCAATGAACGAGCTAGTAGAGCTGAAACTAAAGCTGGATCCTTAAATCAAGACCTTGCTAGAGTAGAAGCTGAAAAGGAAGCTGCCCTTGCTCAGTATAAACAGTCCTTGGAGTTGTTGTCAAAACTAGAGGAGAAACTCGTACAAGCTGAAGAGAACGCAAGGATAATTAAAGAACAAGCTGATGAtgcaaaaaatgaaattgaaagcaTGAAGTTAGAAATTGCTAAACTTACTGCAGAGAAGCAAGATGCAGCTCACAGCTATCAACAATGCTTAGAGATAATTTCCAGTTTGGAGCATAAACTCTCTTGTGCCCAAGCGGAGGTGTATAAGCTAAACTGCAAGATAAATGATGGGGTTGAAAAGTTACATAGTTCTGAACAGAAGTGTTTTCTCTTGGAAACATCTAATCAGACTTTGCAATCTGAATTGCAGTCTTTTGCACAGAAGTTGGGATCTCAGGGTGAAGAACTTAGTGAGAAGCAGAAAGAATTGGGTAGACTCTGGACTTGCATACAAGAGGAGAGATTGCGGTTTATCGAGGCTGAAGCTGCTTTCCAAACTCTGCAGAATTTGCATTCTCAATCTCAGGAAGAACTAAGATCTCTTGCCACCAAGCTTCATGGTAAGGCTGAGATTCTGGAGAATATGGAATCCCATAAGCAGGCTTTAGAGGATGAAGCTCACAAGGtcaaagtggaaaacaaaactctaaatgagcttaaattatcttcatctttgtctataaaaaaaatgaaggatgAGATAATAAATTTGAGGGAGATAATAAAGAAACTTGAACTGGAGGTTGGACTGCAGGTAGATGAAAGAAATGCTCTCCAGCAAGAAATTTACCATCTTAAAGAAGAGCTTAATGATGTGAAGAAAATACATGAATCCATGATGGAGGATGTCAGATCAACTGACTTAGATCCGCAGTGCTTTGCCTCTTCTGTGAAGAACTTGCAAGATGAGAACTCGAAGCTGAAGGAAAGATGTGAAACCTACAAAGATGAGAAAGCAGATCTAAAGGAAAAAGTGGAGACCATGGAGAATCTTTTAGAGAAGAATGCTGTTTTGGAGAGGTCTCTTTCAGATTTGACTGTGGAGCTTGAGAATGCTAGAGGAAGGGTAAAGGTATTGGAACAAACTTGCGAATCTTTTCTTGGGGAGCAAGCCACTCTTGCTGCTGAGAAAGCCACCCTGTTTTCTCAGTTACAAACCACAGCTAAGCAGCTGGAGAAGCTCTCAGAAAAAAACAACCTTTTAGAAAATTCACTATGTGACGTGAATGCTGAGCTCGAAGGATTAAGGATAAAGTCAAAGATTTTAGAAGACTCTTGTATGTTGCTAGATCATGAGAAGTCCAGTCTAAACTCTGACAAAGAAACCTTGGTTTCACAATTCAACATCACTCATCAAACTCTGAAAGATCTTGGGAAACAACACAGTGAATTGGAACTGAAGCATTCTGAACTGAAAGCAGAAAGGGAATCTGCACTTCTAAAGTTGGAAGAGCTACTTGTTTCCTTATATGCTGAGAGGGAAGAACATTCCAGAATTGTGCAATTGCATGAATGTCACTTGGCTGAGAAGGAATTACAAATCTTTGTTCTCCAAGAAGATGCAGATTACCAGACAAAAGAGTATGAAGAGGAAATGGACAGATCTGTACATGCTCAAATGGAAATATTCATCTTGCAGAGATGTATCCAGGATTTGGAGCAAAAGAACTTCTCCCTTCTAGTTGAGTGTCAGGGACTCTTGGAGGCTTCCAAACTGTCTGATagattgatatctaaattggagAATGACAACACTCAGAAGCAAGTTGATGTTAATTCATTGtctgagaaaattaaaatactcaGGATCGGGCTCCTTCAGGTGTTGAAGGCTCTTGATGTTAACAGCGAGCCTTGGTGTGAAAATATGATTGAAAAGGACCAGGAGCTTCTGAACCACGTACATGGCAAAATTCAAGAGACACAAAGTTCTTTTGTCACAATTTTCAATGAAAGCCAGCAAGTGGCCATTGAAAATTCAGTTCTTGTTACATTCCTTGGCCAGTTGAAATTAGAGGCTGAAAATCTTTTGACGGAAAGAAATTCCCTAGACAAGGAGTTGAGAACCCAGTCTACACAGTTCTTGATAATGCAGGCAGAAGTACAAAAGATAATGGAGAAGAATCAGGAGTTGAAGTTGACAATAaggaaaggagaagaaaaaatggAAGTAATGGCTACTGAAATAGACAATTTATGCAAACAGCTGTTAGATTTGAAAGAGGATCACCAAAACATAAAGGAAGAAAGTTGCAAAACCTTTGAAGAGAAAAATTCCTTGATGAGAAGATTTATGGACCTGGGTGAAGAGAAAAGTAAGATGGAAGATGAAATCTGCATTATGATTCATGAGACAATCACACAATCTAATCTCTCGCTGGTCTACCAGAACATTGTCTTCGAAAAACTCCTGGCACTTAAAGAGCTAAGCAACAATCTCGATAGACTTTGTTCTGTAAATACCAACATCGAGGAGAAACTAAAAATACTGATGAACAAAATAGAAGATGTACAAATGGAAAATTCCGATCTTAGAGAGTCCTTTGCAGCGTCAAGCATTGAACTAAAATTGGTTCAATCGGTCAATGATCAGTTAAATTGTCAGATTAGGAATGGAAAACAATTGTTGTCTCAAAAGGAAAATGAGTTTTTGGAAGCAGCAGAGATGCTTAGCACTTTACATGATGAGAAAACAGAATTACAAAGATTGGTGGAAGTTCTGAAGAGTAAGTATGATGAAGCCAGGGTGATACTTGAAGAACAAGCtagtcaaattttaaaattatcctCCGACAAGGATCGACAAAATGAAGAGCTTGGATGCCTTGGTGAAGTGAATCAGAAGTTGGAGGCAGAAATGAAGCACCTGCGCCAAGAACTTGGAGAAATTAAAGTGAGGGAAGAGAAGCTAAGTCATGAACTACTCAAGGGAACAAATGAGATTAAACAATGGGAAACTCAGGCAGCCACACTCTATACTAGACTGCAGATTTCTGCCGTCAATGAAACATTATTTGAAGAGAAGGTGCGCGAGCTAGCTCATGCATGTGAAGATCTTGAACGCAGAAGGAACTTCAAAGATATGGAAAGTGAAATGCTGAAAGAAAGAGTTTGCAAGTTGGAAGGTGAAAACGGGAAGCTTCGGGTTCAGTTGGCTGCTTATGTCCCTGCTGCCAGTGCTCTGAATGACTGCATAACATCCTTGGAGATGCAAACACTTGGGCATGCAAAACCACATGAAGACAAAGTATCAAAG GTTAAAGGTTTGGCGTTTCACAAGTACAATGAAGGTGGTCAACAAACAGGTGAACATCAGAATGCTGCGGCAATAGATGCACTTCCAGATTTCCAAGACATGCAGAAAAGAATCAACGTAATTGAAACGGCTGTTAAACAGATGAATGAAAGTTTCAAAACTAAGGATGAAATGAGAGAGATTCAAGTGTTAAAATCTGGATTCAGCTGGCGCCAAGGAAATATTCAAGCAAGTAAGTATGCTACTGAAATGCATGATACGAAGGGGCATCGGGGTGGACCTTCTGATGAACTGAAATCAAAGAGATCAGTGTCAGATGTCCCTGTAGCAGAAATTGAAGTTCTGCCAAAAGACATCATGCTTGATCAAACGTCTGAATGTTCATATGGGATAGGTAGGAGAGGAACTCTTGAGACTGATGATCAGATGCTCGAATTGTGGGAAACTGCTAACAAGGATGGCGTTATTGGACTGACAGTTGGAAAGGCGCAGAAGACAGCCATTGTGCCTACTGGATACCAACAAAAGAGAGCAACCAAGGAACTGAGAAACAAATATCCATCCGTAGAGTCCTTGATTGAGAAGGAGTTGAGTGTGGACAAATTAGAGATCTCAAGAAGATTGACACTGCCACATTCACATGAAGAAGGCAACAGGAGGAAGATTTTAGAAAGACTAGATTCTGATGCTCAAAAGTTGACCAACCTTGAAATTACCGTGCAAGATTTGATGAGCAAGCTAGAAATTACTGAGACCACAAAGGGAAAAGGTATTGAGTTGGATACGGTGAAAGGGCAGCTTGAAACTACCCAGGAAGCCATCACAAAGTTGTTTGATGCCAACGACAAGTTGAAGAAGAATGTAGAAGAGGGTACTTCATCCTTTGCTGCGAAGTATACAGCAGAATCAAATGAGAGTGGAAGTGCCAGCAGGAGGAGAGTTTCAGAACAGGCTCGGAGAGGGTCTGAAAAGATAGGTCGGCTGCAGTTGGAGGTGCAAAGACTGCAATTTTTACTTCTGAAGTTGAATGATGAAAAAGAAGGCAAAGGAAAGACAATGATAGATGAACGAAATTCAAAAGTCCTTTTGCGAGACTATCTCTATGATGGGACGAGAAGAAACTaccagaaaaagaagaagaaagcacCCTTTTGTGCATGCATGCAGCCTCCCACTAAGGGAGATTAA
- the LOC114168319 gene encoding protein ANTAGONIST OF LIKE HETEROCHROMATIN PROTEIN 1-like: protein MAPFQKKSKTKKKTKKFKKHKQVSLVPVEPRTSETDWWDSFWHKNSTTPGYSVPIDEAEGFKYFFRVSKSSFEYICSLVREDLISRPPSGLINIEGRLLSVEKQVAIALRRLASGESQVSVGAAFGVGQSTVSQVTWRFIEALEERAKHHLNWPDFNRIQEIKRGFEASYGLPNCCGAIDATHIMMTLPAVQTSDDWCDQEKNYSMLLQGIVDHEMRFIDIMTGLPGGMSFSRLLKCSAFFKLSENGERLNGSVKALAGDVIREYVVGGCSYPLLQWLMTPYETNGANAISVSQSTFNQKHGAGKVLAVKAFSLLKGSWRILSKVMWRPDKRKLPSIILTCCLLHNIIIDCGDSFQPDVALSGHHDSGYQEQHCKQVDPLGRTMRDILAKHLQQ from the exons ATGGCACCCTTCCAGAAAAAATCCAAGACCAAAAAGAAGACTAAGAAGTTCAAAAAACACAAACAGGTGAGTCTTGTACCTGTTGAGCCCAGAACCAGTGAGACCGATTGGTGGGACTCTTTCTGGCACAAGAATTCTACTACCCCAG GATACTCTGTACCTATTGATGAGGCAGAAGGGTTTAAGTATTTCTTCAGGGTTTCAAAGAGTTCTTTTGAATACATATGTTCCCTTGTGAGGGAGGATCTCATATCAAGGCCTCCATCAGGGCTCATCAACATAGAGGGAAGGCTTCTGAGTGTTGAGAAGCAGGTTGCAATTGCCCTTAGAAGGTTGGCATCTGGTGAGTCTCAAGTCTCAGTTGGAGCTGCCTTTGGGGTTGGGCAATCAACAGTGTCTCAAGTGACTTGGAGATTCATAGAGGCACTTGAGGAACGTGCTAAACATCACCTCAATTGGCCAGATTTCAATAGAATACAGGAAATCAAGCGTGGTTTTGAAGCATCCTATGGGTTGCCTAATTGCTGTGGAGCCATTGATGCAACACACATCATGATGACCCTTCCGGCTGTCCAAACCTCAGATGACTGGTGTGATCAGGAGAAGAACTACAGCATGTTGTTGCAGGGAATTGTGGATCATGAAATGAGATTTATTGACATTATGACTGGTTTGCCTGGTGGCATGTCATTTTCCAGATTGTTGAAGTGTTCAGCATTTTTCAAGCTATCAGAGAATGGTGAGCGTTTAAACGGAAGTGTGAAAGCTTTGGCTGGAGATGTTATAAGAGAATATGTGGTTGGTGGGTGCAGTTATCCTCTTCTTCAATGGCTCATGACTCCTTATGAAACTAATGGAGCTAATGCCATATCAGTTTCACAGTCTACATTCAATCAGAAACATGGAGCTGGAAAGGTTCTTGCTGTGAAGGCATTCTCGTTGTTAAAGGGAAGTTGGAGAATCCTGAGTAAGGTTATGTGGAGACCTGATAAGAGGAAATTGCCCAGCATTATCTTGACATGCTGTTTGCTCCATAACATAATCATTGACTGTGGAGACTCCTTTCAACCAGACGTTGCCTTGTCTGGTCATCATGATTCTGGATATCAAGAACAGCATTGCAAGCAAGTTGACCCTTTGGGGAGGACCATGCGAGATATTTTGGCCAAGCATTTACAGCAATAA
- the LOC114193202 gene encoding sulfate transporter 3.1-like has translation MGNADYEYPNVESVQRVAIPPPQPFFKSLKYSLKETFFPDDPFRKFKNQTSSVKFVLGLQYFFPIFEWAPKYTLQFLKSDLISGITIASLAIPQGISYAKLANLPPILGLYSSFIPPLIYAMMGSSKDLAVGTVAVGSLLMASMLGRVVNYVENPNLFLHLAFTATFFAGVLQASLGFFRLGFIVDFLSHATIVGFMGGAATVVCLQQLKSILGLEHFTHEADIVSVMRSVFSQTHQWRWESAVLGCCFIFFLLVTRYFSKRQPKFFWVSAMAPLTSVILGSLLVYLTHAEKHGVQVIGKLKKGLNPPSVTNLVLVSPYMGTAIKTGLVTGIIALAEGIAVGRSFAMFKNYHIDGNKEMIAIGTMNIFGSFTSCYLTTGPFSRSAVNYNAGCKTAASNIVMAIAVMLTLLFLTPLFHFTPLVVLSAIIVSAMLGLIDYEAAIHLWKIDKFDFFVCFSAYVGVVFGSVEIGLVIAVAVSLLRVLLFIARPRTFLLGNIPNSTVYRNVEQYPNANHVPGILILEIDAPIYFANASYLRERITRWIDEEEDRIKASDQTSLQYVIMNMTAVANIDTSGISMLEECKKTADRRGLQLVLVNPGSEVMKKLNKSKFLDELGHKWVYLTVEEAVGACNFMVNSYKPNPMKDDSEPDKSIV, from the exons ATGGGTAACGCAGACTATGAATACCCGAACGTGGAGAGTGTGCAACGAGTGGCTATTCCACCCCCTCAACCATTCTTCAAGTCTCTCAAGTACTCCTTGAAAGAGACCTTTTTCCCAGATGACCCGTTTAGGAAGTTCAAGAACCAAACATCCTCAGTCAAGTTCGTCCTCGGACTTCAGTACTTCTTCCCCATCTTTGAATGGGCACCCAAATACACCCTCCAGTTCTTGAAATCAGACCTCATATCTGGCATCACCATTGCCAGTTTGGCCATTCCTCAAGGCATCAGCTACGCCAAGCTCGCCAACCTCCCTCCAATTCTCGGACTTT ATTCGAGCTTCATACCCCCACTGATTTATGCTATGATGGGAAGCTCAAAGGATTTGGCGGTGGGAACTGTGGCGGTTGGATCACTTCTGATGGCTTCTATGTTGGGTCGAGTGGTGAACTACGTCGAGAATCCCAACCTTTTTCTCCATCTAGCTTTCACTGCTACATTCTTTGCTGGAGTTTTGCAGGCATCGCTGGGCTTCTTCag GTTAGGGTTCATCGTGGATTTTCTGTCACATGCAACCATAGTAGGGTTCATGGGGGGAGCAGCCACAGTGGTTTGTCTGCAACAGCTAAAATCAATTCTTGGTCTTGAACATTTTACTCACGAGGCTGATATAGTGTCAGTGATGCGCTCTGTTTTCAGCCAAACTCACCAG TGGAGGTGGGAAAGCGCTGTGTTGGGTTGttgctttattttctttctccttgTCACAAGATACTTC AGCAAACGACAACCAAAGTTCTTCTGGGTGTCAGCAATGGCACCATTGACGTCGGTCATACTTGGAAGTCTACTGGTTTATCTCACACACGCTGAGAAACATGGAGTTCAAGTG ATAGGAAAATTGAAGAAGGGGCTGAATCCACCTTCCGTGACGAATTTGGTGTTGGTGTCACCTTACATGGGAACTGCCATAAAAACTGGACTTGTCACTGGCATTATAGCACTTGCG GAAGGAATAGCAGTGGGTAGAAGCTTtgcaatgtttaaaaattatcatattgaTGGGAACAAAGAGATGATAGCTATTGGAACCATGAATATTTTTGGTTCCTTCACCTCCTGCTATCTCACcacag GACCATTTTCACGTTCAGCTGTGAACTATAATGCGGGGTGCAAGACTGCAGCATCAAACATTGTGATGGCAATAGCAGTGATGTTAACATTGTTATTCTTAACACCCTTGTTCCATTTCACTCCCCTGGTGGTGTTATCAGCCATAATTGTGTCAGCAATGCTCGGTCTCATTGATTATGAAGCAGCCATTCATTTGTGGAAAATCGACAAATTTGATTTCTTTGTGTGCTTCAGTGCTTATGTTGGCGTAGTCTTTGGCAGTGTTGAAATTGGCCTAGTCATAGCA GTTGCAGTATCTCTACTTCGAGTACTTCTTTTTATTGCAAGGCCAAGAACATTTCTCTTAGGCAACATTCCAAATTCCACAGTATACAGAAACGTGGAACAATATCCAAATGCAAATCATGTTCCTGGAATCCTAATTCTAGAAATTGATGCTCCCATTTACTTTGCCAATGCAAGCTATTTACGAGAAAG AATCACAAGGTGGATAGATGAAGAGGAAGATAGGATAAAAGCTTCAGACCAAACCAGTTTACAGTATGTTATAATGAATATGACTG CTGTTGCAAACATTGATACAAGTGGAATAAGCATGCTTGAAGAGTGCAAGAAAACTGCTGACAGAAGAGGGTTACaa CTTGTTTTGGTAAATCCTGGAAGCGAGGTGATGAAGAAGCTGAACAAATCGAAGTTCCTTGATGAACTAGGGCATAAATGGGTGTATCTGACAGTTGAAGAAGCTGTTGGTGCATGCAATTTCATGGTCAACTCATACAAACCGAACCCCATGAAGGATGATTCAGAACCTGATAAAAGCATTGTTTAG